From Acidianus brierleyi:
GATCAAGAATATTAAGAGAGGAAGTTTTTGGTCCTATCCTTCCAATAGTTCCTGTAAAAAGTGATGATGAAGCAATAAACATTGCTAACTCGACGCAATATGGTCTTGATGCTTCAATATTCTCTTCCAATTTCTCGAGAGCATATGAAATTGCTTCTAAATTGAGGGCTGGAACAATCATCATAAACGATACTACGAGACTTAGATGGGATAATTTACCTTTTGGAGGTATGTTAAAAAGCGGAATAGGAAGAGAGAGCGTTATTAATACTATGATGGAAATGACTGAGACAAAGCTAATGGTTTATTCGAGGTGATAATTATGAAAATAAAAGACGTTAAAGTCTATTTAGTAAATGCTGTATGGAGAAATTTTGTAATAGTTAAGATAGATACTGACGAAGGAATAACGGGATATGGAGAAGGCACAATGGGAGATTTTGAGAAAACTGTAGAATCTGCAGTATATGATTTCAAGCCATTTCTTATAGGTAAAGAAGTAAATGTTCAGGAAATTTACAATTTCCTTTATAGGCATTTCTTTTGGAGAGGAGGAGAAATATTAATGACAGCAATAAGTGCAATAGAACAAGCTTTGTGGGACATTTTAGGTAAGAGTGTTAATAAACCAGTTTATGATTTATTAGGAGGAAAGGCTAAGGATTCTGTTAGAGTTTACGCTAATGGTTTCATATCTGGAGATAGGACTCCAGAAGAATTTGCTAACGCGGTTAGAAAAGTTATAGATAACGGTTTTAACGCAGTAAAATTTGATCCTTTTGGTTCTGCAGGTCCTCAAATAACTGGGGAAGATTTAGAAAAGGCAAAGAGTAGATTAAAAGCCATTAGAGACTCCGTAGGATATTCTGTAGATATAATGCTCGATGCGCATGGTAGGTTTAACACGGCTTCTGCTGTTAAAGTTGCTAATGAGATATCTAAATACGAACCATTTTGGCTAGAAGAACCGGTACCAGAAGAGGACATAAGGGCACTGAAATATGTAAAAGAAAGATCTCCAGTTACTATAGCCAGCGGGGAAAGGATAGTTAATAAGTATAGGTACAGAGAATTTCTCGAGGAAAGAGCTGCAGATATAATTCAGCCTGATGTGTGTCACGTAGGAGGTATATGGGCTCTAAGGGAAGTGGGCTCAATGGCTGAAACTTATTATACATCTGTAGCACCTCATAATCCTAATGGTCCAATAGCTACAGCCGCTACATTAAACCTAATGCTTAATATGAACAATTCTCTGATAATGGAATTCTGGGTTGATGCAGACACTGTAAGAAGATCTATATTAAAAGAATACTTTAATGTGAAAAACTCCTATATATATCCATCAAATAAACCAGGTTTAGGAATAGAAGTTAATGAAGAAGCTCTAGAAAGATATCCATATAAAAAGCTTCATCTAGAATATTTTAGCAAGGATTACAAATATTATGGAGACGTCAAAGACAGAAGTACATAATAAATATAATTTATTTGAATTTTAACTAATAAAGTTTAAAGTTTTAAGCCAAAATATCTCTTATGGAACTTAATTTTGCAGAAATTATCCTAGAAAATAGGCCTTCTCCATTTTGGAATATATTAAAGCAAATAGGCGTAAATAAGGCGGTTGGAGTATTGCCAAGAAGTTACAAGGATTGGAGACAAGAGTTAGAGGAAAATCCTTGGGATTATGGATCTTTAATGAAATACAAAAATATGCTTGAAGATAACGGATTAGAATTAGTTGCTATTGAAGATAATCCGCCAATGGATGGAATAAGGTACGGAATTCAAAAGCTCAAAGAGGAACAGTTAGAATATGTTTCTCATATGCTAGAGAATATGGGAAAACTTGGAATCAAAATATGGAGCTATAGTTGGATGGCTGGATTTGGTTGGAGCAGAACTCATACCCACATCAGAGGAGAAAATGGAGAGTTAGTCTCTGGTTTTAATATTAAAGACGTCGAAAATGCTCCTCCGCCTAAATTCGGTAAGATTTCGGCTGAGAAGTTATGGAATAATTTGAAGGATTTTCTAGAATACGTGGTACCTATTATAGAAAAATATGATATAAAAATAGCAATGCACCCAGACGATCCTCCAATAGAAGAATATAGGGGAGTAGCAAGAATAATGAATAGTATAGAAAACTATGATAAATATTTAAATCTAGTAAAAAGTGAGAATGTAGGAATAACGTTCTGTCAAGGAAACTTCACTTTAATGACTGACGATTTACCTAGTGCCATAAGACATTTTAATAAGAGAATATTCTTTGTACATTTCAGAGACGTTAAAGGAAATAAATATGATTTTATTGAAACCTTAATAGGAAAAGGAAAGACAGACCTAGTAGAAGTAATGAAAGCATATATTGACATTGATTTTAAAGGCATAATGAGAGTGGACCATACTCCTACCCTTGAAAACGATACTGAGTTCCTTGCTGGCTATTCGTATTTAGGGAGAATATATAGTATAGGTTATATAAGGGGACTATATGAATCGTTAAAACATGGTTGAAAGAATTATGTATACCTTTGTGTATATCTTAAATAAGCTTTTTATTTAGGAAAATTTTTAAAACTCTAACAAATAACGAACATTATGAATGTAGATACATTAAGTATATATAAAGCAAATCTTGCAGAAGGACCTATTTACGATATAGAACTAGACAGGCTTTTTTGGGTAGATATAGAAGGTAAAAAAATCTTAATGAAAGATCTAGATAATTATTCAGAGAACGCTTTTGATACACCAGATTTAGTTTCGTCGTTATGCATTGTTAACGAGAACGAAGTTATTGCTACAATAAGACATGGATTTTATATTATAGATTTTAAAACAAAAAATATCACTAAAGTAGGAGAAGTTGAATCTAATTATCAAGAAAATAGGTTTAATGATGGTAAATGTGACCCTCTAGGAAGATATTGGGCGGGAACTATGAATATGAAGAAATCCGGCCCTACTGGGAATTTGTACAAATTAGATCATGATATAGTCAAGGTTTTAGATGGATTGACAGTGTCTAATGGTTTGGGATGGGATCCAGAAAACGATATAATGTATTTAATAGATAGTCCGGTAAGGAAAGTTTATGCTTTTGATTTTGATCTGAATAAAGGAGAAATATATAATAAAAGAATTCTAATAGACTTTAATGGAGAACCAGGTAACCCAGACGGAATGACAGTAGATGAAGAAGGATACTTATGGATAGCTCATTGGGGAGGAGGGAAAATCAGTAGATGGTCACCGCGTGGAGAAAAAGTTTTTGAAATAAAGCTTCCAGTAACTTATGTTACTTCAGTTACGTTCGGAACATATGAGATGGATAGATTATTTATAACTACGGCAAGTAAAGAAGATGAACCTTTAAGCGGTAAGGTATTTACTACGCATGTAGGAGTTAAGGGAATTCCCTCTTATAGATTTAAAAAATATTGAAATTATTTTGTTCCACTTAATGAATATACTTTTGTCAGATATTTCTGAAATACTATGAATATAATGAATATGGGAATACCCATTAGCACTGAAAATGCTGCAAATACGTTGTAAAGCGTTGATCTATTTGTTATTGCAAGATAATACATACCTAAAGTTAATGTCCACATATTTCCAGAGCTTATAAATACGTTAGCTAACGCATAATCCGTATAAGCTCCCATAAAACTTAGAAGTGACACAAAGGCTATTATTGGCTTACTCATGGGTAATAAAATCCTAGTAAATGCGCCAAATCTACTTAATCCGTCTATCATTGCGGCTTCTTCGTAGTCTCTTGGTATATTATCTAGAAATATTTTCACAAGATATGCTCCAAACACAGAATTTCCTCCAGAATATGCTATAATTAATCCATAATACGTATTAACTAAATGTAAAGTTGAGAACATTAAATATAACGGTATAACAGTAACTGTAAATGGAAAGAATGTCATAACGTATATTGTAATTATTAGAACTTTCTTCATTGATATATTTAACCTAGATAATCCTAAGCCTGA
This genomic window contains:
- a CDS encoding sugar ABC transporter permease, with protein sequence MIRQKVNPKYLILKLIRLAISYALLIIVAAFAVFPIYYIIITSLSPIPTLASVSLKSLIPTTVTLEAYNGILFHEPFLLWLRNSLILASGTVAISVIVAFVSGLGLSRLNISMKKVLIITIYVMTFFPFTVTVIPLYLMFSTLHLVNTYYGLIIAYSGGNSVFGAYLVKIFLDNIPRDYEEAAMIDGLSRFGAFTRILLPMSKPIIAFVSLLSFMGAYTDYALANVFISSGNMWTLTLGMYYLAITNRSTLYNVFAAFSVLMGIPIFIIFIVFQKYLTKVYSLSGTK
- a CDS encoding mannonate dehydratase, giving the protein MELNFAEIILENRPSPFWNILKQIGVNKAVGVLPRSYKDWRQELEENPWDYGSLMKYKNMLEDNGLELVAIEDNPPMDGIRYGIQKLKEEQLEYVSHMLENMGKLGIKIWSYSWMAGFGWSRTHTHIRGENGELVSGFNIKDVENAPPPKFGKISAEKLWNNLKDFLEYVVPIIEKYDIKIAMHPDDPPIEEYRGVARIMNSIENYDKYLNLVKSENVGITFCQGNFTLMTDDLPSAIRHFNKRIFFVHFRDVKGNKYDFIETLIGKGKTDLVEVMKAYIDIDFKGIMRVDHTPTLENDTEFLAGYSYLGRIYSIGYIRGLYESLKHG
- the dgoD gene encoding galactonate dehydratase, which encodes MKIKDVKVYLVNAVWRNFVIVKIDTDEGITGYGEGTMGDFEKTVESAVYDFKPFLIGKEVNVQEIYNFLYRHFFWRGGEILMTAISAIEQALWDILGKSVNKPVYDLLGGKAKDSVRVYANGFISGDRTPEEFANAVRKVIDNGFNAVKFDPFGSAGPQITGEDLEKAKSRLKAIRDSVGYSVDIMLDAHGRFNTASAVKVANEISKYEPFWLEEPVPEEDIRALKYVKERSPVTIASGERIVNKYRYREFLEERAADIIQPDVCHVGGIWALREVGSMAETYYTSVAPHNPNGPIATAATLNLMLNMNNSLIMEFWVDADTVRRSILKEYFNVKNSYIYPSNKPGLGIEVNEEALERYPYKKLHLEYFSKDYKYYGDVKDRST
- a CDS encoding SMP-30/gluconolactonase/LRE family protein, whose translation is MNVDTLSIYKANLAEGPIYDIELDRLFWVDIEGKKILMKDLDNYSENAFDTPDLVSSLCIVNENEVIATIRHGFYIIDFKTKNITKVGEVESNYQENRFNDGKCDPLGRYWAGTMNMKKSGPTGNLYKLDHDIVKVLDGLTVSNGLGWDPENDIMYLIDSPVRKVYAFDFDLNKGEIYNKRILIDFNGEPGNPDGMTVDEEGYLWIAHWGGGKISRWSPRGEKVFEIKLPVTYVTSVTFGTYEMDRLFITTASKEDEPLSGKVFTTHVGVKGIPSYRFKKY